DNA from Thioalbus denitrificans:
GCGAAGAACACCGCCGGGCGGCTTCCGCGACCGGGCCGCCGGGCGGTGGGGGTGCAATGACGGTCCGGGTCTGCGATCCTTGGGTGCACGCTCGGGGAGCCCACCACGTGATCACGGTCGTCACCTCCATCTCGTCGCTGCTGCTCGGAATCGGCACCCTGCTCGTGGGGGTGGGGTTTCTCGGCACCCTGCTGGGCGTGCGCGCCGGGATCGAGGGTTTCTCCGAGCAGGTGACCGGGCTGGTGATGTCGGCCTACTTCGCCGGCTACATCCTCGGCACCTGGGCCTGCCCCTCGCTGATCCGCCGGGTGGGCCACATCCGCGCCTTCACCGCCATGGCGGCGGTCGCCTCCGTCTGCGTCACCGCCCATGCGCTGTGGGTCCATCCGCTGGTCTGGGCGGCCCTGCGGGTCATCAGCGGCGCCTGCCTGGTGGGGCTCTACATCGTCATCGAGAGCTGGCTCAATGTGCTGGCCCCGAACCAGAAGCGCGGCAAGATGCTCTCCGTCTACATGATGACCACCCTGCTGGCCATGGCGGGCGGCCAGTACCTGATCCTGGTGGCCGACCCGGCCGCCTTCATGCCCTTCGGGATCATCGCCATGCTGGTCTCCCTGGGGCTGGTTCCCGTGGCCCTGACCCGGGTGCTGCAGCCGCAGCCGGTGGAGACGCCCGCCGTGGTGGGGATCGGCCACCTGTTCCGGGTCTCGCCCCTGGGGGTCGCCGGGGCCTTCGTCACCGGCTTCGTGCTGAGCGCCTTCTGGGGCATGGGCGCGGTGTTCGCCCAGGGCATCGGGCTGGATGCGGCCGGCATCGCCGCCTACATGAGCGCCACCATCCTGGGCGGCGCCTTGTTGCAGTGGCCCGTGGGACACCTGTCCGACCGCTTCGATCGCCGCAGCGTGCTCACCCTGTTCTGTTTCGTGGCGGGGGGGCTGTCCCTGGCCGGCTGGTTCCTGGTGGATGTCTCCACCGTGGCGCTGTTGGTCGCCAGCTTCTTCTATGGTGGCGTCGCCTTCGCCCTCTACTCCCTCAGCGTGGCCCACGTGAACGACCACGTCTCCCATGCGGAGGTGCTGGAGGCCACCCGCGGGCTGCTGCTCATCTATGGGGTGGGCGCGGCGCTGGGTCCGGCGGGGGCGGGGCTGCTGATGGAAATGCTGGGCGCCCGCAGCCTGCTCGCCGCCATCGCGGGGGTGCTGGGGCTGCTGGGGCTGTTCGCCGTCTACCGCATGCGCACCGGCGCGCCCATCCCGGCCGCGGCGCAGGGCGAATTCGTCTC
Protein-coding regions in this window:
- a CDS encoding MFS transporter, encoding MITVVTSISSLLLGIGTLLVGVGFLGTLLGVRAGIEGFSEQVTGLVMSAYFAGYILGTWACPSLIRRVGHIRAFTAMAAVASVCVTAHALWVHPLVWAALRVISGACLVGLYIVIESWLNVLAPNQKRGKMLSVYMMTTLLAMAGGQYLILVADPAAFMPFGIIAMLVSLGLVPVALTRVLQPQPVETPAVVGIGHLFRVSPLGVAGAFVTGFVLSAFWGMGAVFAQGIGLDAAGIAAYMSATILGGALLQWPVGHLSDRFDRRSVLTLFCFVAGGLSLAGWFLVDVSTVALLVASFFYGGVAFALYSLSVAHVNDHVSHAEVLEATRGLLLIYGVGAALGPAGAGLLMEMLGARSLLAAIAGVLGLLGLFAVYRMRTGAPIPAAAQGEFVSLVRTTPEAVELLPEAEVEPELDLPAPPPESAVEPEALRPTGTD